In Rutidosis leptorrhynchoides isolate AG116_Rl617_1_P2 chromosome 2, CSIRO_AGI_Rlap_v1, whole genome shotgun sequence, one genomic interval encodes:
- the LOC139893212 gene encoding serrate RNA effector molecule-like: MAEVMDLPVDAVERSSSRDRKDDDRDLEVAGDGDGEDINKSIANENPDASPPLPPPPPSRRHDRDSRERRNDDRDIDRPPNRRSDYYDHRNRSPPGPPQRNYKRRAASPMSPPPPYRDRRGGGYSPPPRRSPPFHPPKRFRRDEGGYDGRRGSPRGGFGPGDRRFGYDHPGGYDRGMGGRMGYHDDRPRGRFGGRSSGGYQGGPSDWESNRGGYVDHVNTNREGLMSYKQFIQELEDDVLPSEAERRYQEYKSEYISTQKQAYFDAHKGEDWLKDKYHPTNLLAVIERRNESARKLAKEFLLDLQNGSLDLGPGVTASSPNKSNPDSEDESDLGGTRKRHGRNSKETDLFSAAPKAHPISSDHRRIQADIEQSQALVKKLDLEKGIEGNILSRSDNDRSHRDKSHGGSSGPVVIIRGPNSVKGLEGVELLDTLLTYLWRIHSVDYYGMTEKTEAKGLRHVRAESKSSDVKTSGTEWEKKLDTRWHDRLKGQDPLEIMTAKEKIDAAAAESLDPYVRKIRDEKYGWKYGCGAKGCTKLFHAAEFVLKHLKLKHPELTVEVTSKVREDLYFQNYMNDEDAPGGTPIMQQSLPKDRPQRNRPSIANRLKDDRGNRREHDGRNNGGERYDRGENPESMDFQSNNDGGGGRPNDQMFDSFGGQGIHASFPTDVPPPPVLMPVPGAGPLGPFVPAPPEVAMRMLRDQGGPSPFEGAGRNGRGGPQIGGPAPIIALPPSFRQDPRRLRNYQDLDAPEDEVTVIDYRSL, from the exons ATGGCTGAAGTGATGGATCTGCCGGTCGATGCAGTGGAACGCAGTAGTAGCCGTGACCGCAAAGACGATGACCGTGACCTCGAAGTCGCCGGAGACGGCGACGGTGAAGACATTAACAAATCCATAGCAAACGAAAACCCCGACGCAtctccaccactaccaccaccacctccGTCACGGCGCCATGACCGTGATTCAAGAGAGCGCAGAAACGATGATAGAGACATAGATCGTCCACCTAATCGACGTTCCGATTACTATGACCACCGTAATCGATCTCCACCTGGACCGCCTCAGAGAAATTATAAGCGGCGTGCTGCTAGTCCCATGTCACCTCCGCCGCCTTATCGTGATCGCCGTGGCGGAGGTTACTCTCCCCCTCCCCGGCGCTCACCTCCATTTCATCCGCCCAAGCGTTTTCGCAGAGATGAAGGTGGTTACGACGGTCGCCGTGGAAGTCCGCGCGGTGGTTTTGGACCTGGTGACAGAAG GTTTGGATATGATCACCCTGGTGGTTATGATCGTGGTATGGGTGGCAGGATGGGCTATCATGATGATAGGCCTCGTGGTAGGTTTGGTGGCCGTTCATCTGGTGGGTACCAAGGTGGTCCATCTG ATTGGGAATCAAATCGTGGAGGTTACGTTGATCATGTGAATACAAACAG AGAGGGGTTAATGTCATATAAGCAGTTCATTCAGGAGCTTGAAGATGATGTTCTGCCATCTGAGGCTGAACGCAG GTATCAAGAGTACAAGTCAGAATATATCTCAACTCAGAAACAGGCTTATTTCGATGCTCACAAAGGCGAAGATTG GTTGAAAGATAAATATCACCCCACAAATCTGCTTGCTGTTATTGAAAG AAGGAACGAATCTGCTCGAAAGCTGGCCAAGGAATTTTTGCTTGACTTGCAAAATGGTTCATTAGATTT AGGACCTGGTGTTACAGCTTCGTCTCCAAACAAGTCTAATCCCGATTCTGAAGATGAGTCCGATTTGGGTGGCACAAGAAAACGTCACGGCCGGAATTCAAAAGAAACTGATCTTTTCTCAGCGGCTCCAAAGGCTCACCCAATCAGTTCTGATCACAGGCGGATTCAAGCCGACATCGAACAATCACAAGCACTTGTTAAGAAACTTGACCTTGAAAAAGGAATAGAGGGTAATATACTCTCCAGGTCTGACAATGATAGATCACACAGAGACAAGTCTCATGGTGGGTCCAGTGGTCCAGTTGTGATTATACGTGGGCCCAACTCAGTCAAAGGCTTAGAAGGTGTTGAGTTACTTGATACACTCCTTACTTATCTCTGGCGCATTCATAGTGTTGACTATTATGGAATGACTGAGAAAACTGAAGCTAAAGGTCTACGCCATGTGAGGGCAGAATCTAAAAGTTCTGATGTTAAAACGAGTGGGACCGAGTGGGAAAAGAAACTAGATACACGTTGGCATGATAGATTGAAGGGTCAGGATCCGTTAGAGATAATGACTGCTAAGGAAAAGATAGATGCTGCTGCAGCTGAGTCGTTGGATCCGTATGTACGGAAAATTCGAGATGAAAAATATGGTTGGAAGTATGGTTGTGGAGCAAAAGGTTGTACGAAACTTTTTCATGCTGCTGAGTTTGTTCTTAAACATCTAAAACTGAAACACCCTGAACTTACGGTCGAAGTAACCTCTAAAGTTCGTGAAGATCTTTATTTCCAAAACTATATGAA TGATGAAGATGCACCAGGCGGGACACCTATTATGCAGCAGTCATTACCG AAGGACAGACCTCAGAGAAATAGGCCTAGTATTGCTAATCGTTTGAAAGACGATCGAGGTAACCGTAGGGAACATGATGGCAGAAACAATGGTGGTGAGAGATATGATAGGGGTGAAAATCCCGAATCCATGGACTTTCAGTCGAACAATGATGGTGGTGGGGGCCGCCCTAATGATCAGATGTTTGATTCTTTTGGTGGACAAGGCATTCATGCTTCATTTCCTACTGATGTTCCTCCGCCTCCAGTATTGATGCCTGTGCCTGGTGCTGG TCCACTGGGTCCCTTTGTACCTGCTCCTCCAGAAGTTGCAATGCGGATGCTTCGAGATCAAGGTGGACCGTCTCCTTTTGAAGGTGCGGGTAGAAATGGAAGAGGTGGGCCCCAGATAGGCGGTCCTGCTCCAATAATTGCTCTACCTCCATCATTTAGACAGGATCCTCGTCGCCTACGAAA CTACCAAGATCTTGATGCTCCAGAGGATGAGGTCACCGTCATAGACTACAGGAGCCTGTAA